Proteins from a genomic interval of Diaphorobacter sp. HDW4A:
- a CDS encoding YfjI family protein: protein MFNNAPSVTDNYPVHHLPPLILDAVNDVRRLTKASTPLIAASALCAMATACQGLADVKRPGLPGPTPLSLYFLTLADSGERKTAADGFFFEPIRRLEKTMRQQYAEGSVNFESDKKIWLAKIRGLERRLGKESQAGRNTTAVEEELSQLMQAAPILPARMRFMLSDITPAALISELRLNPCTAVLHSNEAAELIKGRTLSDLPRFNCAWDGQTLDKDRKDQANSQWVEGARLSTGLAVQPHALEFLCGKGGSYAREVGYLARTLVAFPNSTAGQRFVDGSDNNDSLPSGILTFQSQVHQLLLKAIERHHNGEARRVLTFEPHAKHRWVAFFNQIESQLNPLFGRLSPIKDFAAKAAEHAARMAAIFEMAQGDAQTISEDSVQRALAIIEWYLWEFDRLFAKSPEEKDIEKHAEKILAWMRSRSPLAGFGATRTFTRREIQQSGPRPRDPESVSLVLQYLLTHGHIQSVFGSDKGFQLSNTSKSLSNLESVNYSNNFTQSRGLLSSDTTGTFTRSPI from the coding sequence ATGTTCAATAACGCACCGTCCGTCACGGACAATTACCCCGTGCATCACTTGCCGCCACTCATTTTGGACGCCGTGAACGACGTGCGGCGCCTGACGAAAGCCTCCACTCCGTTGATCGCTGCCTCTGCGCTTTGCGCTATGGCAACGGCGTGCCAGGGCTTGGCCGATGTAAAACGCCCCGGCCTTCCGGGGCCCACGCCGCTCTCCCTGTACTTTCTGACTCTCGCCGACTCGGGCGAGCGCAAGACTGCTGCGGACGGATTCTTTTTCGAGCCCATCAGGCGCTTGGAAAAAACCATGCGGCAGCAGTACGCCGAGGGTTCTGTCAATTTCGAGTCGGATAAAAAAATCTGGCTCGCAAAAATCCGAGGCTTGGAACGACGACTCGGGAAAGAATCCCAGGCGGGCCGTAACACCACCGCCGTGGAAGAAGAATTGAGCCAGCTCATGCAAGCTGCACCCATTCTCCCCGCCCGTATGCGCTTCATGCTGTCCGACATCACCCCAGCAGCATTGATCTCAGAATTGCGTCTCAACCCCTGCACTGCGGTTCTCCATTCGAACGAAGCGGCCGAATTGATCAAAGGCCGCACCCTGAGCGACCTCCCCCGTTTCAACTGTGCCTGGGATGGTCAGACACTCGACAAGGACCGCAAGGATCAGGCCAACAGCCAATGGGTCGAAGGCGCGCGCTTGAGCACCGGCCTTGCTGTGCAGCCCCATGCTTTGGAATTCCTCTGCGGCAAGGGCGGCAGCTACGCACGCGAGGTCGGCTATCTTGCTCGTACCCTCGTCGCCTTCCCAAATTCCACGGCCGGTCAACGTTTTGTCGACGGGAGTGACAACAACGATTCGCTGCCATCGGGCATTTTGACCTTCCAATCCCAAGTTCATCAGCTTCTTCTGAAAGCCATTGAGCGCCATCACAATGGCGAGGCCAGGCGTGTTCTGACTTTTGAGCCACATGCAAAGCACCGCTGGGTGGCTTTCTTCAACCAAATCGAGTCCCAACTCAATCCGCTATTCGGTCGCCTGTCACCCATTAAGGACTTCGCCGCCAAAGCGGCGGAACATGCAGCACGCATGGCCGCCATTTTCGAAATGGCACAAGGCGATGCACAAACCATTTCGGAAGACTCCGTGCAGCGTGCCCTTGCCATCATCGAATGGTACTTGTGGGAGTTTGATCGCCTGTTTGCGAAGTCCCCCGAGGAAAAGGACATCGAGAAACATGCCGAGAAAATTCTGGCCTGGATGCGCAGCAGAAGCCCTCTCGCCGGGTTCGGTGCAACGAGAACCTTCACCCGTCGTGAAATCCAACAATCAGGCCCTCGCCCTCGTGACCCCGAATCGGTCAGCTTGGTATTGCAGTACCTTTTGACTCATGGACATATCCAGTCAGTTTTTGGCAGCGATAAGGGATTTCAATTGAGCAACACCAGCAAATCCTTGTCTAACTTGGAAAGCGTAAATTACTCAAATAACTTTACTCAGAGCCGCGGCCTGCTCAGCTCTGACACTACTGGCACCTTCACACGCTCTCCCATTTAG
- a CDS encoding HNH/endonuclease VII fold toxin-2 domain-containing protein: MPTVPNTAAFIYLDTAAVKSNCSKEKKRIDEHCKKKDKNKSSFAEKLLGKKGVEKLNKIKEKLEKQGDVAEWVGEHCDGLWFKPVSPGEDGDHHIAEIANEIKGLTPGKVMQEVQRHADEMVATLEKVIAGVAVDAAEKAAVKRAAAWGLGALGGPIGELIATAYNIVDTVVSAIELKDVLGAMKGELEGLKGVIKSLPQKLGEIIKDAESNPQKAVADIMTLLSRLDGCLRARRCQLVPMKETHLGASSNPLKGKGCCPGQTGHHLLPEAMFKNCPAYTDKGSNSSHQSAPTICVEGVNNSHGSHGLMHGALEALMKKYPGGKIPLDKAIDEGVESVHMVFPESACSEKCLKAQLKAFYKQFENCSPLEANDGKGGGGGNGDKGGAKV, encoded by the coding sequence ATGCCTACCGTTCCAAATACAGCCGCATTCATTTATCTGGATACTGCGGCAGTAAAGAGTAACTGCAGCAAAGAAAAGAAGAGAATAGATGAGCATTGTAAAAAGAAGGATAAAAACAAATCCAGTTTCGCAGAGAAATTGTTGGGTAAAAAAGGGGTGGAAAAGCTAAATAAGATCAAAGAAAAGCTGGAAAAGCAAGGTGATGTTGCCGAGTGGGTTGGTGAGCATTGTGATGGCCTTTGGTTTAAGCCAGTTTCTCCTGGTGAGGATGGTGATCACCATATTGCAGAAATAGCGAATGAAATTAAAGGCCTCACACCGGGGAAAGTCATGCAGGAGGTACAGAGGCATGCGGATGAAATGGTCGCAACTTTGGAAAAGGTCATTGCTGGTGTAGCTGTGGATGCTGCAGAGAAAGCTGCGGTCAAGCGTGCAGCCGCATGGGGGCTAGGGGCACTTGGTGGGCCAATCGGTGAATTAATTGCTACGGCCTACAATATTGTCGACACAGTAGTATCAGCTATTGAACTGAAAGATGTGTTGGGGGCAATGAAGGGTGAGTTGGAAGGATTGAAAGGCGTTATTAAATCCTTGCCGCAAAAATTGGGTGAGATAATAAAAGACGCTGAAAGCAATCCCCAAAAAGCAGTGGCCGATATCATGACACTGCTTTCACGGCTTGATGGCTGTTTGCGTGCACGCAGATGTCAATTGGTTCCTATGAAAGAGACGCATTTAGGTGCAAGCTCCAACCCTTTGAAGGGGAAAGGATGCTGTCCAGGCCAGACAGGGCACCATCTTCTTCCTGAGGCTATGTTTAAGAACTGCCCTGCGTACACGGATAAAGGCTCAAATTCATCGCATCAGAGTGCACCTACGATTTGCGTAGAAGGGGTGAACAACAGCCATGGCTCGCATGGGTTAATGCATGGTGCACTAGAAGCCTTGATGAAGAAATACCCAGGCGGAAAAATACCGCTCGATAAGGCTATCGATGAGGGAGTTGAATCAGTTCACATGGTTTTTCCTGAATCGGCATGCAGTGAAAAATGCCTCAAAGCACAATTAAAAGCTTTCTATAAGCAGTTTGAAAATTGCTCTCCGTTGGAAGCTAATGATGGTAAAGGTGGCGGAGGTGGTAATGGTGATAAAGGTGGAGCTAAAGTGTAA
- a CDS encoding AlpA family transcriptional regulator yields MHSPNRTELAPNAACRLKDVMRLTGLSRSTIYGRLNKTSSQYDPTFPKPFPLYGGAQLRGAKGWRLHDIDAWLNAQSAKQQAGNVQ; encoded by the coding sequence ATGCACTCCCCCAATCGCACCGAACTTGCGCCCAATGCGGCGTGCCGCTTGAAGGACGTCATGCGCCTCACGGGCCTGAGCCGTTCCACCATCTACGGTCGTCTCAACAAGACGAGCTCGCAGTACGACCCGACCTTCCCCAAACCCTTCCCACTCTATGGCGGCGCACAACTCCGTGGTGCCAAGGGCTGGCGTCTGCATGACATCGACGCCTGGCTGAATGCCCAATCCGCAAAGCAGCAAGCTGGCAATGTTCAATAA
- a CDS encoding DUF2169 domain-containing protein: MEFVCASKHFNANFAIALDITGREHLVVATKATWSIPEPGSRPRPLPPQPLFDTDTFYGNPGESALRCGDDFPRHKSKCDVILDAYAHSADGQPVTQLAVGLQVGELRKELRVIGDRYWTAGLLGTKPSEPIGFSSMPLHYGHAFGGIRRFEHKGQSLAEAHPYNPIGQGWGGKNTKHNVINQSQRLPNLENPENPVKQPDDEIAPCAFSAISRAWLPRRKYMGSFDEKWRREMAPFLPEDFDDRFNQIAPEDQQISYPKGGEMVKLINLMKAHPIVAFRLPPLDRIKLHVLRADYSTEILDACADTLFIETEAKRFSVTWRASTPIRRRFQEFSVVAIGAVNAEWWQQKSLGGQPGIGCPGCSGGDIS, from the coding sequence ATGGAGTTTGTCTGCGCGTCCAAGCACTTCAATGCGAACTTTGCAATTGCTTTGGATATCACTGGCCGAGAGCATCTGGTCGTCGCAACCAAAGCTACATGGTCGATACCGGAGCCAGGGAGTCGACCGAGGCCATTGCCTCCACAGCCTCTGTTCGATACCGATACGTTTTATGGAAATCCTGGTGAATCAGCATTGCGATGCGGCGATGATTTTCCGCGCCATAAATCCAAGTGTGATGTCATTCTGGATGCATATGCGCACTCTGCCGATGGGCAGCCCGTCACACAGCTAGCAGTGGGACTTCAAGTAGGCGAACTGCGTAAGGAGTTGCGTGTCATCGGGGATAGATATTGGACCGCAGGTTTGCTCGGGACAAAGCCTTCGGAACCTATTGGTTTTTCCAGCATGCCGTTGCACTATGGGCATGCATTTGGCGGAATCAGGCGATTCGAACACAAAGGTCAGTCGCTGGCAGAGGCTCACCCCTACAACCCGATAGGCCAGGGTTGGGGCGGTAAGAACACAAAGCACAATGTGATCAATCAGAGCCAGAGGCTTCCCAATCTTGAGAATCCTGAGAATCCGGTGAAACAACCGGATGATGAAATAGCCCCCTGTGCATTCAGCGCCATCTCTCGTGCTTGGCTGCCGCGTAGAAAGTACATGGGCAGCTTCGACGAGAAATGGCGGAGGGAAATGGCGCCGTTCCTGCCGGAGGATTTTGATGACCGCTTCAATCAAATAGCCCCTGAGGATCAGCAAATTTCCTACCCCAAGGGCGGAGAAATGGTCAAGTTGATCAATCTCATGAAGGCGCATCCAATTGTAGCGTTTCGCCTTCCTCCATTGGATCGGATAAAGCTGCACGTTTTACGCGCGGACTACTCAACAGAAATCCTCGACGCCTGCGCCGATACCTTGTTCATTGAAACCGAGGCCAAGCGCTTCTCAGTGACTTGGCGTGCAAGCACTCCCATCCGCCGTAGATTCCAGGAATTCAGCGTAGTGGCCATAGGAGCCGTGAATGCCGAATGGTGGCAGCAGAAGTCATTGGGTGGTCAACCCGGCATTGGTTGTCCAGGCTGCTCGGGCGGAGATATTTCATGA
- a CDS encoding site-specific integrase, which translates to MPKIAKQLSDRAVAALKTEGRHAVGGIAGLHLRISAGHRGWILRVKVGDARKDIGLGAYPVVSLAEARERAWKIHESIREGRDPVAPRRQQRQALLAQASTEKTFRWCTEEFLKAKSSEWKNAKHRQQWENTLEIYAMPCLGRQAVSLIDLPHVLTCLEPIWSTKNETASRLRGRIESVLDWATVRKYRTGDNPARWKGHLDKVLAAPSKIQKVKHHRALAVDEMPAFIVTLKTRTGIAARALEFAILTAARSGEVRGAIWTEIDFKNAIWTIPAERMKAGVEHRVPLPMPALKLLESLPRLAGTELLFPGTKGQPLSDMTMTAVMRRMNVDAVPHGFRSTFRDWAGEKTNFPRELAEQALAHTLESKVEAAYRRGDALIKRRGMMNSWADFIDGKQPPTA; encoded by the coding sequence ATGCCCAAGATTGCCAAGCAACTTTCTGACCGTGCCGTGGCGGCCCTCAAGACAGAGGGCCGCCACGCCGTAGGTGGTATTGCGGGTTTGCACCTGCGCATCTCAGCGGGACACCGCGGTTGGATACTTCGTGTCAAAGTTGGAGATGCCCGAAAAGACATCGGACTCGGTGCCTATCCTGTTGTGAGCCTAGCAGAAGCCCGAGAACGGGCCTGGAAAATCCATGAGAGCATTCGCGAAGGTCGTGATCCAGTCGCTCCACGTCGCCAGCAGCGGCAAGCACTCTTGGCACAGGCCTCAACTGAAAAGACATTCCGTTGGTGCACAGAAGAATTTCTCAAGGCCAAGTCTTCAGAGTGGAAGAACGCCAAGCACCGCCAGCAATGGGAAAACACACTCGAGATCTATGCAATGCCATGCCTAGGTAGGCAGGCCGTCTCTCTGATTGATTTGCCCCACGTACTCACATGCCTAGAACCCATCTGGAGTACCAAGAACGAAACCGCCAGTCGTTTGCGTGGCCGCATTGAGTCTGTTCTTGATTGGGCAACAGTGCGCAAATACAGAACAGGTGATAACCCCGCGCGCTGGAAAGGTCACCTCGACAAGGTGCTGGCCGCCCCATCCAAGATTCAGAAGGTAAAACATCATCGCGCCTTGGCTGTAGACGAGATGCCTGCATTCATTGTCACACTCAAAACTCGCACCGGCATCGCAGCACGAGCTCTGGAATTTGCCATCCTGACAGCAGCGAGGTCCGGCGAAGTGAGAGGGGCTATTTGGACAGAAATCGATTTTAAGAACGCAATTTGGACTATCCCTGCTGAACGCATGAAGGCAGGGGTTGAGCACCGAGTGCCACTGCCCATGCCTGCACTCAAGCTCCTCGAATCGCTCCCTCGTCTTGCGGGGACGGAACTACTATTTCCGGGCACCAAAGGGCAACCCCTCTCTGATATGACCATGACCGCAGTCATGCGACGCATGAACGTAGATGCAGTACCTCATGGATTTCGCTCCACATTTAGAGATTGGGCTGGAGAAAAGACCAATTTCCCAAGAGAATTGGCTGAGCAGGCTTTAGCACATACGCTGGAAAGTAAAGTTGAAGCTGCATATCGGCGAGGTGACGCATTGATTAAACGTCGTGGCATGATGAATTCTTGGGCAGACTTCATTGATGGCAAACAGCCTCCAACGGCCTGA
- a CDS encoding DUF6484 domain-containing protein: protein MTTKTTKPKVSEPERHEPTTQAPIDILLRKRIKTSGDRSGSKERKIDGVLIGVLRSLDAQGRPLVSVEKIGLQGLPARSLALVSERDCGKAVALGFEGGNPDFPIILGFMQERENDAHIVGNQVIVDTQDGRVVVSAEDELELRCGEAVILMQADGRITLRGQYITSHASAGQRIRGGSVQIN from the coding sequence TTGACAACTAAAACAACCAAACCCAAGGTATCTGAGCCCGAAAGACATGAGCCAACTACGCAGGCTCCCATCGATATTCTGTTACGCAAGCGGATCAAGACCTCAGGTGACAGGTCAGGCAGCAAAGAAAGAAAAATCGATGGCGTGCTGATCGGCGTGCTGCGTAGTTTGGATGCGCAAGGGCGCCCACTCGTATCCGTTGAGAAAATCGGCCTGCAAGGCCTCCCCGCGCGCTCTTTGGCACTTGTATCAGAGCGCGATTGCGGAAAAGCCGTAGCACTGGGTTTTGAGGGCGGGAACCCGGATTTTCCCATCATCCTAGGCTTCATGCAGGAGAGGGAAAACGATGCACATATCGTCGGAAATCAAGTCATCGTTGACACCCAAGACGGGCGTGTCGTGGTTTCGGCAGAAGATGAATTGGAGCTTCGCTGCGGCGAAGCCGTGATCTTGATGCAAGCGGATGGGCGTATCACCTTGCGAGGCCAATACATCACCAGCCACGCAAGCGCTGGGCAGCGCATTCGCGGTGGATCTGTGCAGATTAATTAA
- a CDS encoding midcut-by-XrtH protein: MKLTLKCDIGKLTVLTRVTMATLATAGVSASWAQQVSNACQISLGYAPVPVPPATDVSSVPGLTMSGIGLLAVLFGFVGWKLSGKNGSRKLLSVFLIAGALTTFFLSSESIVRAAGPYEFSDVNGGVLTDTQIAFATPSPLITVTNSSGKRMRITTNGNSVETGTCIIGSELAPGASCTSEAVCPVVVPVQVASDPTLRCDTTSQIDSYTWAATDGTSNGSVIDYQPVLDTSPVTTPAVPSLSVSFSYTRSADQPEYDANGVMTNITALGSGTATIIATAPQGYGFGSALNPTQTWTLPYTCQDAVTNQGGGGSGGNN, translated from the coding sequence ATGAAACTGACATTGAAATGTGATATTGGAAAATTGACGGTTTTGACGCGTGTGACAATGGCAACTCTTGCTACTGCAGGGGTATCGGCATCATGGGCACAACAAGTATCCAATGCATGTCAAATCTCTTTGGGATATGCACCCGTGCCTGTGCCTCCTGCTACAGACGTGTCATCGGTTCCAGGGCTCACGATGTCGGGAATTGGCCTTTTGGCTGTGCTGTTTGGGTTTGTTGGTTGGAAACTGAGCGGAAAAAACGGATCGCGCAAGCTTCTCTCAGTATTTCTAATCGCTGGAGCCCTGACCACCTTTTTTCTGAGCAGCGAATCCATTGTTCGAGCGGCAGGGCCTTATGAGTTCAGTGACGTAAACGGGGGTGTACTAACGGACACCCAAATCGCGTTTGCAACGCCGTCACCGCTGATTACGGTAACAAATTCGAGCGGTAAACGAATGCGTATTACCACGAATGGCAACTCAGTCGAGACGGGAACATGCATTATTGGCTCTGAGCTGGCTCCAGGGGCTTCATGCACTTCAGAGGCGGTTTGTCCTGTAGTTGTCCCTGTGCAGGTGGCTAGCGATCCAACGTTGAGGTGCGATACCACTTCACAGATTGATAGTTATACGTGGGCCGCTACAGACGGTACGTCTAACGGATCAGTTATTGATTATCAACCGGTCTTGGATACATCGCCTGTCACTACACCAGCAGTTCCAAGCCTTTCAGTCAGCTTTTCATATACACGATCGGCAGATCAGCCGGAATACGACGCAAATGGTGTGATGACTAATATCACTGCTTTAGGATCTGGTACTGCGACGATCATAGCGACAGCTCCACAAGGATATGGGTTCGGCAGTGCTCTTAATCCGACGCAAACTTGGACGCTTCCTTACACATGTCAAGACGCAGTAACCAATCAGGGCGGCGGTGGCAGTGGTGGTAACAATTGA
- a CDS encoding PAAR-like domain-containing protein, giving the protein METYVYANDNEFCSKAADGVSRAATPDPCWTPPPPSGGPILVSYSNTAYARGLENGTTTVFVCGTPVAKKDQSYLANSTGNEEATWTVGQGFFTHVITGKAYFVDWSPDVKVEGLNVDRHTDPMTHNHA; this is encoded by the coding sequence ATGGAAACCTACGTGTATGCCAACGACAATGAATTTTGCTCCAAGGCCGCAGATGGAGTATCAAGAGCAGCAACCCCTGATCCTTGCTGGACACCTCCGCCGCCAAGTGGTGGCCCGATATTAGTAAGTTATTCGAATACTGCATACGCCCGCGGTCTCGAAAACGGCACGACCACGGTTTTTGTGTGCGGCACACCAGTAGCCAAAAAAGATCAGTCCTATCTGGCAAACAGCACTGGTAACGAGGAGGCAACCTGGACGGTGGGGCAGGGATTCTTCACACACGTGATTACCGGTAAAGCCTATTTTGTGGACTGGTCGCCTGATGTGAAGGTTGAGGGACTGAACGTGGACCGACACACTGATCCCATGACGCACAACCATGCCTAA
- a CDS encoding thioredoxin family protein, producing MGALDPWDDASEIAIRLNRPGAVLMVLIGAEAWCERCRNLRPYFEDIRNQLPQYVVALWMDLEDHAEFLGDYIPESLPELCIYRSKTSIQKSLLDGSPESLLNALQMPTTATKVGQEDPGIFERLVQEDWAA from the coding sequence ATGGGTGCACTTGATCCTTGGGATGATGCTTCGGAAATTGCAATACGCCTCAATCGGCCCGGGGCAGTGCTGATGGTCTTGATTGGTGCCGAGGCTTGGTGCGAGAGGTGTCGCAATCTGCGGCCCTATTTTGAAGACATTCGAAACCAACTGCCGCAGTACGTAGTTGCTCTGTGGATGGATCTGGAAGATCATGCCGAATTTCTTGGCGACTATATCCCTGAATCCTTGCCTGAGCTTTGTATTTATCGGTCAAAAACCTCGATCCAGAAGTCCTTGTTAGATGGCTCGCCCGAGTCACTGCTCAATGCACTACAGATGCCCACTACCGCCACAAAGGTGGGTCAGGAAGATCCTGGCATTTTTGAACGCTTGGTGCAAGAAGATTGGGCTGCGTAG
- a CDS encoding inovirus-type Gp2 protein, translating into MKGIHHEMKSTKWKKALAKKILQKQLAQLCGLMSPYAYASVLRKLIESKDPWLWLAGHCFIGIDPYNHEGQLNALFNDDQHPDNYIDQAQFLESLDQLVKSSAFQKIYKNYVRQEQQLAHSLLEYIKDLNKIYSKLMVIRLDLSYGEIYTTDWEPERRVLNDWELFHEYAADAFKDSFIGYAAKFEYGADKGIHIHTLLFFDGSVVRQDVSIAKHLGKHWKNTITQGAGIYFNANTLKYKARMKHCAVGVFKRSDANFLIGAKEIAKYFAKKDPIVRLAVPGLTQTLRRSSPTLQQKAMLEKRGTMPLLAQVIAQENAVCGDEFSYTS; encoded by the coding sequence ATGAAAGGGATTCACCATGAAATGAAGAGTACAAAGTGGAAAAAGGCTCTCGCCAAGAAGATCCTTCAAAAGCAACTGGCTCAACTGTGTGGCTTGATGTCGCCTTATGCCTATGCATCAGTCCTGCGCAAGCTCATCGAGAGCAAGGATCCTTGGCTTTGGCTGGCAGGTCATTGTTTTATTGGCATTGACCCTTACAACCATGAAGGGCAACTCAATGCGTTGTTTAATGATGATCAACATCCAGACAACTACATTGATCAGGCTCAATTCCTTGAGAGCCTGGACCAATTGGTGAAATCATCTGCTTTTCAGAAGATCTATAAGAATTATGTTCGCCAGGAACAACAACTGGCGCATTCTCTACTCGAGTACATCAAAGACTTGAACAAGATTTACTCCAAACTGATGGTCATTCGACTCGACCTCTCCTATGGAGAGATTTATACCACTGACTGGGAGCCAGAGCGCAGAGTGTTGAATGATTGGGAGTTATTTCATGAATATGCAGCCGATGCGTTCAAGGATAGCTTTATTGGCTACGCAGCCAAGTTTGAGTATGGCGCTGACAAAGGCATCCATATTCACACGCTTCTGTTCTTTGATGGCTCTGTCGTTCGCCAGGATGTATCGATAGCCAAGCATTTGGGTAAACACTGGAAGAACACTATTACCCAGGGCGCAGGGATCTACTTCAATGCAAATACATTGAAATACAAGGCGCGTATGAAGCATTGTGCTGTTGGAGTTTTCAAGAGAAGTGATGCAAATTTCTTGATAGGAGCCAAAGAGATTGCTAAGTATTTTGCGAAGAAAGATCCCATTGTGCGGCTGGCGGTGCCTGGATTGACACAAACCTTGCGCAGATCGTCACCAACGCTCCAGCAAAAAGCCATGTTGGAGAAGCGAGGTACCATGCCCCTCCTCGCACAAGTGATTGCGCAAGAAAACGCAGTATGTGGAGACGAATTTAGCTATACCAGTTAG